AAGTTTTTTGCTCAAATGAGTGTTCCAATGGTTCTTCACTTGATTGTCCGTTCTCCCAGGTACTCGCCCAGCAATCAAAGACCACCTAAAATTAATAGCTCTCCCAATTTAGAGTTTTGGCATAATAACATCATCTTGGCAATAAAAGGTCTAGTAGTATAGTGTGGTACTGTAGCAAAAGCTATGCAATAATtactgctatatatatatatatagtgatacTTTCAACAATGCTCATGGCAATTTTAGCACTGGTAAAGTGAAAATCAGTGGCTAGTTTGAAGTTGATTTGAATGCAAACAAATATGGAATATTTacaaagaggtaaaaaaaaatataggagaTATGGTAGTAAAGCAAGCATTGAAAGGACAAAACACAATCATCACAGCTAGGATTACTGATGATGAAGCTATGTATGTAccataaaattaaagaaaatattaatattgtcaaaaatatgGTAAAAACTAGTAATTCCGTTCTACTGAACTCaactttgtttgatttttttttttttggaaaaataatggAAAACCATACAtatagaaaaggaaagaaaagatctGTACTAGAAAATAGACCTGTTTCCAATGAGGTTATGAAGCCGAATTATgaggtcttcttcttcctctgagAAATCACCACGCTTTACACTAGGACTTAGATAATTAATCCACCTTAATCTGCAACTTTTGCCACACCTCTTCAAACCTGCACCAGAGCTTTAAACTAATCAAGTAACGAATATAGAACTAAGATCTTCAAGTGTTAAACTTAAAAGGGTGtcattatggaaaaaaaaagctacaaaCCTGTCATTTTAGCTATGCGATTCCACTTCCCTTTTCCATGCACCCTTATGTGATCCATTAGAATTCTGTCCTCCTCTACTGTCCACAACCCTTTTCTGTATTCATTCCTAGCTTCCATTCTTGTTGCAAAAGTagaactcagagagagagagagagagagagagagagagagagttgaagtTCTATAGTTTGCCTTgggatttgagagagagagagagagagagagagagagagtgagtttTGAAGTTCTATAGTTAGGCTTGAGGTTTGGGACTTTGGGGAGTCCACTCAGCTACGGTGATGTATATATAGTtgaaattcttttgttttttgtttgaaagcAAGATGGAAGTAAGAGGATAAGAAGGCTAATAATAATAGAGGTGAGAAGTAACGATTATGtgtatgttttaaaaaataaaaagagagaaaaattacttctaaattttttggttgcAAAGTGGGAAGGAAAATGGCAATGCATagtataaaatgaaaagtaTGTCCTTTTTATTAGGTATATATGTGTTGATGGAAGTttcatataaaagaattaaaaagaaaaacatgcgAAATTAATTTAACATAATCAAATCAAGGCCTATAAATTTAACATTTCTGGATTAATTTGTTACTGATATGTTATGTGAAGGCTATCGAATTTAAACCATTTAAGAACAAAACCAATAGGTCAATAGTCTTGTAGTATAGTGGTATTACCTAGTTCTCTCTCGGGAAAGAACTTGACTTTGGTTCCCCACCTACACTTGTTGTAAGTCgagccaaaataaaaagaaaaagaaagaaagaaaggatatAGTAtctaatctaattaattaacgtAGCATTGATCCAATTTGGTACGTCCATAATCTACAACCACTTCCACATAAAATCATGCAAAATAACTTTGGtatttttgtaaggttgaattttatcaaccatcttgttggctttattctgtgccaaatttgcttgtattttagcaattagtaaccctttATTTaagtgggaatcatgtaagggtagtatgtgagagagtgtaaagaaatgctcaagattgtgcaaagaagaagggactcgcgattggatctcacgggtggctcgcggcttgcaagccaccaaaagttgcacacgtgccaagtatgccaaaagctgaagagtcacgacagttgttgcactacaggacaaaagtcccaggttGGCCAGGtcgttagctcgcggcttgaactcacGACTCAACCCaatcgcgaggccaagtcgctaGAACAtcttgtttgggaaaaactgacttttcacattccttctcaccctactatatatatacccttatacccacgatattcagagagcttccagagagaattttgagagagaaaccctagagaaaaataagattgattcatccacaatcttcacaaagagactcttcaaattcctctactctcttcctctccattgtcaaaacCTTGAAaagtacattaccaaaaccttttctcaccatatccatatctgtgagaaggtcatttggtgtttgggaagcagttaagaagggaccaatttcatattgattgatgctatggtcaagtagcggactCTGgcaagttaaaaaagaaataggttcgacgtaacctcgttggagtaggagcttggagggtttaggtacattgggtaaattaggcacattgggtagattaggcttggagggtcttttgctgttcatgtatcccaactacattctttagtgaattgtttaccgcttggagggcggcggagaggttttactcCGAGAGcctcggtttcctcttcaataacacattgagtgttgtccttgtgtttgcatctctcttcccttaatcttttccatttaatttctgttatggatgtgattttatttgatttagattgtttatcaattctgtattaagtttatattcattttccgcacattaattgtttgatattaagcttgaattggtaatttgtaaattgggggtctaaacattcaaggtattttatacacttattgaacttttaATTTTAGTGCCCAAAGTCTCGTAGTTCAGTCATCTTATGCATATTGCCCAAGTCTTTTTATAAGAACTTATGCTTCCCACCCTTTAttgtaaattataataataataaaaactttggCATCTTAGTTCTTTCGACAAAATTGACATCATAAgagcaaaattgacaattttgattaagtggaaaaaaaaaaaggttaaagaaaagagggaaaaatagTTAAACACCCTTCAATATTTTAGTTCTTTTGACAAAAGTCAAAACCCATTAGCGAATTGTTGACCGACTATAACAAGTATAAAGTAGGTGCACCAACCAAGTAATAAGAAtttttgggagagagagaacaaGATCCCTAGAAACCGTAGTGTTTTTTAGAGTGATATTTTCACCCAAAATATGTGGCTCGAAATCGATGGTCCAAATTTAGAGAAACTTTACCATCTATTTCAAATTTGTTCATCTTCTCAGATTTTCTGTTGTCTTTCACCTTATTCTTTACATCTTTTCaaagattctctctctctctctctctctctctctctggcttGAAATGAGAGGTTCCATTTCATAAAATGTAGATTTAATCAATACATCAGTAATCTAATAAATATAGCGtcatgttatttaaaataaGTTAGACGTGGTAGTGATACTATGTACAACcttattatgtataaaaaactatttttttttataaaaaaaattattttcattttttttagagatagtttTAACTTGTAATGTCATCCCAAATCTCTTGTTTAATAACaaaagattttactagttttttttgagaatgaaagattttactagttgaattAATTAGAACCCACAATCATCATCATTTCTATTATAAAGCAAATAGAGAGATCAGTCCTCACTTTAAGActatgaaaaaatattaaaggtaAAAAGgaaagtcaaaaaattaaaattttcttttcaaaattcttCCGATATAAGGGAATTTTAAATTAAGGTTTCAAAGGGTACGTAATACTTTGCTATCAACCCTTCAAATTCTTTCCcctttcaacccaaaaaaaaaaaaaaaagaaaaaaaaaaatccacaataGACGGAAGTATCTCATATGGTCTTACCTCTCcgctctttttttctctccttttctccAATTTTCTTTGAACCAaactaatttattattattctagaAATACATTTCTAGAAGAGCGAGAATGAGTGCTATTATAATGGTTGTGGTACTACTATCACAGGAAAAGccaacacattttatttttggttgtatattatatcatattttaaaCAAACACTAGATTtaatatgtgatttgattttttttttaactaataattttatcattatggatctctttttatatataaagaactCATAAACAACATTGATaacatattttttgaaagaaacaTTAATTCTATATAATTACATTTTAGTTAAAACTTGGATTTAAGTaacaaaatagtaattttaacaaataaaaatatgagagTTTATATGTTCTTCCTTAAAATGGTAGGAGTTAGAATTAGAATTTTTGGATTTACGAGAACTGTAACATTGATGGGCATTTTAATTCttaataatttttccaaaacaactaagttttataaattttggagAATCAGCAATTCTCCTGATTACACGTGTGCTTAATTCATAAATTAACATGTCCCCATTTGATAATGAGGAAGTCTAGTACCACAATAATTTCTACTACTTTTGCCACAGCTTGCTTATATGGCTAGTTGTAAGTGGAGGAAATAAAATGGTGGGTTCATAATTCCACCACTCATGAGTTGCCACGTAGCAAAATTGTGGCAAAGTTATGAAAATAGTTGTAGTACTAGACTTGCTCCTTGATAATGGAGGGTGCGTGCAAGTTGGATTTCTTTCAACCACACTTACCAGAGATAAATAACCATCTAGATTGACTTATGTTACATCTCACAAATGAGCATGTGACAATTAATATAGCTCAACTGGTTGATAGTTGGCACTTCTTACTGTTTCCAACCTAAAcatttagggttcaaatcctaTCTTCCTCAATtatcaaatcatcatttaaaaaaaatgtttttaggtGATTTGTTaaatcccttaaaaaaaatttatgtatgtTGGGAGAACACTAAGTTTATGACTTTGGACttaactatgttatattaactactcgaTCTTGTCATCATTATCAAATATGAGATTTTACTCACACATTTATACCTTTTATAGGAACCACGTGTCACACGCTCATCCATGAGAACCTCATACTTCCAAGTCCATGTAAATCTTATGCCTATATATAAAGTTTGGTTCCATCTATACTATATTAATCACACTCTTCTCATAATTATTCAGTATAAGACTTTACTCACATATGTATACCTAACATTTTACCAAAAGACTACGCTTGCCAAATCATTTCCTAATATGCACGAGAGAAATGATATTCTATTATTGAAAGGTAAAGGTATCTGACAAAAGTATATGGAATTTGTTTGTCACTCTGATGGTCACATATCATCATCAAGAATTGAACCGATGGCTTTGTATTTTACCCCAATGTACATATACCATTTCAAGACGGCCCCTATCATTGTCAGGCCTGtctgcgtgtgtgtgtgtttctgtGTGAATGCGCGTGTGGAAACAGAAATGcattatgatgatgatgatcataTAGACTCGAGCTTAATGAGCCTGCGAGGTTAAAGCACCactaaaattttgctttagGAAAGTAAGATATGTATATCACTTTCAAGCTATATGAATATACCTTTAACATCCCAGCTGGAACTCACATTAGCCAGAGCCTGTTACATCACAAACTTTTTGTCCATATATATGAATAACCCTACCAGAGAAAGTAGAAAATGAAATGTCTTGGTTTTACAAATCATCTAATCTTATAAAATATCAACCTTTTTGACACCTTCTGAAATTACGCTCCTCCCAAAAGTTTTATGAAATGAAACTTCTCTTCTTGAGGATTGTATAAACGCAACATTTAAGTTTTCCCTAAcggcatttttttcttttttcttttttaagaaaatcattttcattATACATATTTCAGGGGTATCATATATCCACCAGCCACAAATGAATATTTTGTTAATGGAATTATGGTTTGAGAGAGTATGCACTTAACAGTTGTATTTACACAAACTTCAAAGGAAAGTGCCAAATATACAAACGTTTCGGGGTACTGTTATTTCAAGAAATCTCAAAGAAAATGGTAATCTACCTAAATATTAATTAGTCCtctatgaaaatttttgtattgtaaCATTCACATCCGAATTTACAAACTTTAggcaaattttaaaataaaaattcaagggACGTTACATTACATAAATATTTGTGAAAGAAAACTAGGAAAATAAGTGTCTTGGTTTTACAAATGATGTGTatcttataaaatataaattatccctctatgaaattttttgtattagaACATTCCATCTAGTTTTTCAAACTtaagttaaatttaaaaataaaaaattaatttttcctctattttaactgtaaggactcaatttgtaacgatcccaaaatgatattgggttcgtacgttaagggcccaaacaatataatttgtagagcgtgggctgaaaggctaggccttggtcaccgggcagtggttagtcatggtgttcatggtgGACGCGCAGAGGTGAACTAAGCTTGTCCATGGATCttgtccatgaagcttaatgttcttattattcctctctctttcttttatgggTACCCTAGTTTTAGGCCCCCTTTTTTGGCGCATCagcctttacattatatagcccttctcggtTGATCTTGACCTTCCATCTGTTAATCAAgcaggtaactactcgagtacctgtcccatcagctgcctccccctactttttgttagttgcaataaccgaaactACACTGTGcaggagtcttttcccatcaatgtggctgggacgtttgttggcgcattcaatgcggaggtgacgtcttcTCCTTGAAGCACTCTCATACTGTACCCCGTgcgagtcccattctactcgcttTTTCTTCTAGGAAcgctttggaggctgcctttgacgACATGTTGTTCTTCTCTTTTAggccttgggatgccgaggacagggtcatcctcggctgcatctttagctatttggtctttcactacttgtcctcggcaacttCTCTCCTCGGCGCGGACCCtgggccctaatggaaagtgggccgagacacaaattctctggccccacattAGCTATctcaatttttaaatacaacCTACATATCACACTCTTTATGCTCTTatacatccaattaaaaaaaatattattataaattctttttttttttttttggagagagagtgtgtgtgtgtttgaatgTACAAATAGAAGAAAAGTTTTGCAAAATATTACCGTGCTCTCAAAACTTATAGGCTTATAGCATCCGTTTGCATTttgtttcaacttatttttttaaaataaaatttaacaaaactttatttatttatttgaaatatgttAACTTTTGGCCTTTTGTCATACTTTAAACATATAAGCTACCAAAAGTTATATATTTTGTCTCATATTTAACAAATAACTCATGTTAATAGGTGCTCTTAGGGCATTTGTTATTGtctatttaagaaaaattttgataccattttcatgaaaaatataaaaagttgtgaaaaatcaattgtttttttttttcttttttcataaaaattttctaaaaatatttcttaaaccaaGTCTTTAAAACATCTATTAACTTTTCCCTTAACAAATAAACTACCAAAAAACTATGGGATTCCAAACATAcactaagtgtgcgtttggatggGGTGATTTTTAAGGAAATGGAAaatggaaagaagaaaataggaGGATTTTGAATTGTTGGGTTGTTTGGCTGGAAGGGAGAAGGGAGAATAATTTTGGTAGGGTCCGAATGTTTTATCCCCAAGCCCACCATTTTAGGGTGTCTTATTTTCTCCCCTAATTAGGGAGAAAATGGGCGAGGGAGAGAGGCTTTGATGGGAATTTACCTATCAGCCCCTCTCCTCCCTCCTTaactttggtttcttttttctttttccaaacttttatgttcagtttttttttttctccttataaactatttattttttatgtcacAAGGCATGcgaataaatttatataaactatattttctttcctcatatttttattcttaaccaaacaaaagagtatTCAATCTTTCTACTTTTCCATCATCCAACCAAATACACATTGTAGTGGGCATTTTTTACAATGTTGGGCTGGGTTGCCTCCTGCGGTACTGGGTCCAAGTGTTTTGAGTAAGAGAGTTGAGACCGGTTCAACTGCAACTAAATTTGGTCCGGCTTGTATGCAAACTATACCTCGTTTGCCAGGAGCATGCTTACGGTAGATAGAGCTACTT
The Quercus lobata isolate SW786 chromosome 10, ValleyOak3.0 Primary Assembly, whole genome shotgun sequence DNA segment above includes these coding regions:
- the LOC115965282 gene encoding transcription factor WER-like, translated to MEARNEYRKGLWTVEEDRILMDHIRVHGKGKWNRIAKMTGLKRCGKSCRLRWINYLSPSVKRGDFSEEEEDLIIRLHNLIGNRWSLIAGRVPGRTDNQVKNHWNTHLSKKLGIKNKGKTKANASLPSLSRKLGKNPSVPMESNSEPPSDCTCETGGKTMVEDGSQSTFKFASTQEITEDNNCGSSLWFSNDDLNLLTPYLMEPLDGYSLDFVLDGL